A stretch of DNA from Triticum dicoccoides isolate Atlit2015 ecotype Zavitan chromosome 2A, WEW_v2.0, whole genome shotgun sequence:
ACTTGCACGCAACAACTCACGCATGAACTACTAGCTAGGGCCTAAactcactagctggggcaactacctAACTAGCTAGCTActgcatgcatgcgcacacacgcacgccacgcacgcacacaCGTCAAGCTTCTGCTGTGTCCCGCATGTCCTGTGCACCCGACGTGCCCGGCGAGACTGACGTGGCTTATTGCAACATACACCCTCTAAGCCACGGCCTAGAGGAGTCCGTCGTCATCGACGTTGACTTCGGCCAGGAGAGCCTGCTCCGCGGCTGGTCCTTTTCGCAGCTGCGGGTACTCGCATTGAAAGTGCCCGTGCTCCCCGCATTTGTAGCAGTGTCCATGGCGCTTCCCTCCGTTTCCTGATGTAGTGCTCGTCGTGCCGTCGTTGTCGTGGTCGCCGAAACCGCGTCCGCCTTGCCGTCGCTCCCGAGCCGCCCACTGTGCCGCGGTCATCATCAGTTGCCCGTCTACGCGCTCGCCGCCGGCCTGCACGCACCCCCGCGTCCGCTCCTCGGACGCCTTGAGCCGTCCGAGCGCTTCCTCGAACGCCATCTCCTCCATGTTGCAGAATTGCTTGATTTCGGCCACGGCGGCTTACAGCCAGTCCGGCACGGTGTCGAGCAACTTCCTCACCATGGCCGCGTCGTCGAGCATCGAGCCGAGCACCGCGTACCTCGCCGCCATGCCGCTGACCTTCCTGGCGTAGTCGTTCAACTCGGCGATGTCGTCCATCCGCAGGCGATCGAACTCGCCGCGCAGCGTCCCGAGCCTCGCCGCCCACACATGATCGGCGCCGACGAACCGAACCTTGAGGGAGTCTCCGGCAGCGCCCCCAGCATCGCCACCCACGCCGTCTTGCTCTTCCCACGCCTTTCACCAGAGCCACCGCACTCCCCTGGGTGTCAAGAATAGCCTCCGCCCTGATCGCCCAGGCGGTGTAGTTCGTCGTCGTCAGCGGCAGCTGCAACGCCATCACCCCGCCACCACCACCGTGAGGGACAAGCGACAGGGCCGCCGGCAGGATCGCACCGAAGCTCTATATATCAAATATTGGCGCAGCCCTaactagctctttctctctctcttgtaGCTGGAGGTAGAAGAAGCAACGAGGCACACTGGAGTTTTTCCGTCGACGAACACCCGGCTGCACACACAGCCCTTGTTCTTTTCCCAGAGAACCAACTCAATTTACAAACATACTTGTGGCCGTACTTTGTAGCAGCGTTTTGGGTACCGAGCCAAATTTCGCGATTTCGCGCGGTTACCGCCGCCCCTCGAGAAACACTCGTACCGAGCAAAATATCTCAAatattttgaaatttttgaattcAAACGCTCACTGTCCACTTAAATAAGCGGCACCTCCTCTATGTCAACACAACTGGTGGTCTACTGGCAAAGGCCTCCCTTCCTTAGTAGCTAGTCGAGGGTTCGAGTCCGGCCTTGCGCAGttgtaattttttttagaaaaaaagcaAAAGTTTAAAAAATACTGCAATGACCAGGCGTCGAAATCGCGACGTACGAGCATGCTGTAAAATCCATCCGGCGCGCTGGGAATTTCTGCATCACACGCGGGATATTTGTTGCGCGGCGTACAGCGCGCTGGACAATGACGCGCGAAGACCAGCTGCTCGGCTCCGCTTCGCTCCCTCTGCTCGTTCCGCCATTTCCTGcagctcgccgccgccggccgccggccgccgccactcCTCTGTGTGCTCGTCATCTGCTCTTCCCACCATGGGGCGGAGCCGCCACTGCCCTTCTGCTCGCCGGCTGGAGCTTGCCGCCTCGAGTTCGCCGGCCGGGAGCGCATGCCGACCGGGAGCCGCCGTTGCCCCTCTGCTCGCAGCCTCCCTGTGGCCGAAGGCTAGCGTTGCATGCGGAGCTTGCAGTTTCCGATCCATTGCAAGCCCGCTGATAGGGAAGCCAAGCTAGCTAGCTCGTGTTTGTGCATCAAGCTAGCTCGCGTGCGGTGGCCGGCGATTTCAACGATCCAACAATTGGGGAGCTAATTGCGTTTTTGTTTTGGTCAGATGGATTTATCTGTAAATGTTAGGGATCTGTTTGTTGTAGATATATTTGTGACGCTTTATTTTTTTAGTGCATCTGCTAGACCGCTGCGCGCCGTCTGCTACGCGCCGTCTGCTACGCGCCGTCTGCTACGCGCTATATTTTTGTGCGTCTGTTGGACTGAATCGGGCACGGCGCGCTAAAATTACTAAAATGGCGCTGTAAAATTATTTTAGCGCGTCGTTTTTTTAGGGGtgtgttgaagatgctctaacccACGAACTATTTGCACGCAACAACCCACGCATGCATTACTAGCTAGGGCCTAAACTCACTCCTTGATCTAAGTGACTCGGCAACCACCTAACTAGCTAGCTTTTGCATGCATGCAGACACACGCACACGCACCATGCTTCCGTTGCGTTTCGCATGTCTCGTACGCGCCCAACGTGTCAGACTAGTCCGACCGCAACAGTGCGTCTCGCACATCCAGCGCATCTAATGCGCCCGACGAGCGTGAGTGCACTAGACGATGTGGCTTATTCCAATACCGATAGGATGTGCTGCACGAAAGCGTGGTCACATCTCCAAGCCGGTGTGTACCGCGGCAGGGCTGCCTAGGACCGGGGGCATAGGAACGACCACCGAGCGTGCCCAGGAATTCAACGGGACCTCGAGGGGATTAGCAGATTGCTTTTCCTTTATAGCTTCTCGTTCTAACGGAATCGGTTTCAGATATGTATACCACTTCGGTTTTCAGTAGGAGTAGGATTCTACGTGGACACGCACGAAAATTGGATGGCTACGTACACGAAGCAAAAACCAGTTGCACAACATGGACACCAGGCCCACGACGGCCCAGTATGAGACGGACGAAGAAACAAACAACAGAGAGCAGCTAGTTAACAAGTGTTTCTTCGGGAGCCTCGAAACGATCAGTGTCACTTGGTGTGCTTTCAGCCATtcgtcacgtgtcgcgctctgggcacttctttcggattttgtttttttttcgcacgcgtcttccttagcttttcaatcgaaaaaaaattgaaaaaaaattattttaggcgaaaaaacatgttttcttttttttcctttcatgAGAGTCATTGTTTTGCTTCcgggagaggcatggttttgctttcgcgagagtcacggccgtgcctctcgaaaacgaaaaaaacgtgttttctgttttttattgtttctcgggagtcacggttttgcttccgcgagaggcacgggtgtactttcgcgagagtcacggccgtgcctctcggaaacgaaaaaaaaaacgtgttttctattttttttttcgcGCGAGTCACGGTTctgcttccgcgagagtcacggccgtgcctcttgaaaacgaaaaaaacgtgttttctgttttttattctttctcgagagtcacgattttgcttccgcgagaggcacgggtgtgctttcgtgagagtcacggccgtgcctctcggaaacggaaaaaaaatgttttctgtttttttctttcatgagagtCATGGTTCTGCTTCCGCGAGAagtatggttgtgctttcgcgagagtcacggcagtgcctctcggaaaggggaaaaaaatctttttttgttttttttcttttgcgtgagtcacggttttgcttccgcaagagtcacggttgtgctttcacgagagccacggccgtgcctcctcggaaacgaaaaaaaaacatgttttctctttttttccacaaaagtcatggttttgcttccgcgagaggtacggttgtgatttcgtgagagacacgggcgtgcctctttcggaaagggaaaaaccggTGCTCCCAGTTCGGTcttttcgtctggttttttttgtaaaaaaaaagttcatcaaaacctatcaacatgagatctagttttgaagatcttgacgcGAGGAATACAACGGTGAAAgcagttcgagatttggacgcacggtttgagagataaaacgttttgaataaacggatctacgaaaaaagagaaaactctcaggttgcaacaagtggcgcgctgcatgtgcaccACTTGTCGCAACTAGGGAaattggagtgatctttgcaaaGAATACTCCTTAATTGGTGATTTCGCAAACAACACCAGCGACATACGAAGGCAACATGATATAACGGATTAAAACGTATTAAAATCAAGGTTCAAAATTAGGGACGAAATTAAGAATGCCTATTtcttttaatagtaggtatagatatagataagaTTGAATCAAAACTTTCTCCGAGTAGATCTGAGCCATAATTAGAGATATCTGAATCGTAATATTTTTGAGCTTAAAAATCAGGGTCTACTTCTTTTATCTGATTATAAGATTGAATCAAAACTTTCTCCAATTAGATCCGACCCATAATTACAGAGATCTGAATCGTAAGATTTCTGACCTCAAAAATCAGGGTCTACTTCATTTATCTGATTATAAGATTGCATCAAAAATTTCTCCGATTAGATCTCAACCATTATAATTGTAAGTTAGATCTAAATCATTAAAATCAGACCCACCGAATCAATGGCCTTTATTTTCTAATATTCTCTCATTAACATGAGAATTTCAATGTTACATCTGAATCGTTATAATTCGGACCCACCAAATCAATGGCCTCTCTTTTCAGATTTTCTGTAATTAACGTGGGATTTTATAGGAAGTGCCTAATTAAGGCAGAAAGATCACGGCGTGATTGCGGACGGCGACCACGTGCACGGAGGCCAGATTGCGGACGGCGATAAGTCTTAACCTCCTTTTACAATCTTAGGCAAACATTTGAAACTTTCTAAACATTGAAGATGATGACTAGTCTATATAAAGCTACGCATCCAATACCTAATGGCACTCACTTGTGTTGCACCCATCATATCATCTGATGACGATCATCTCGTTATTTGCTGATCTTTTCGCACTCCTCACTATCCTCATCTGCCTCCTCCATTGTTGTGGCGCCAACTATGAAGTCCAGTCGGTCGCCGGGTCAGGGAATGTGCTGTCAGCCAAGCTGAAACTTGTAGGTGGGACCGAGGAGTTCCGGCCTGATGTCAAGCGGCTCAATCTGACTGCAACGTAAGCGTGTTTGATCTTGAGTTGTGTTTTTTCTTTCCAGAGAGGTACAAATCCCTCACTGTTTTAATTTTGACATGACTGACGGTAGCCTAGAGACGGACAACCGGCTCTACATGCGTATCACCGATGCCGACCGTTCGCGATGGGAGGTCCCCCGGGACGTTATCCCGCGCCCAGCACCGGCGCCGGAGGACGTCTGGCTACATTCCTCGGGCTTGAGCAAtgcttccttgcccggcaacagcacCATGTCCAGCGCGTCTTCAGACCTGACCTTCACCATCCACACCGCCCCGTTCCGCTTCACCGTCTCTCGCCGCTCCACCGGCGACGTCCTCTTCGACACTTCCGCCACCCTCATCTTCAAAAACCGGTACGTAATACATGATACAAGACACACGGTGTAACTAGTTGATGAGTAAAGCAGCCAAAGTGGTGATGGGCATGTGTAACTATAATGCAGGTACTTGGAGGTGACGTCCGCGCTGCCAGCCATGGGGGCATCTTTGTACGGACTGGGGGAGCAGACAAAACGGAAATTCCGGCTCCAACAGAACGACACGTTCACGATCTGGAACGAGGACGTGGGGAGGGCCGACATACTGGACATCAACCTCTACAGCTCACACCCATTCTACATGGATGTGCGCCCCGGCGGCGCTGCGCACGGCGTTTTGCTCCTCAACACCAACGGGATGGACATAAAGTACGGCGGGTCCTACATCACCTACAAGGTGATCGGCGGCGTGTTCGACTTCTACTTCTTTGCCGGCCGCTCCCCGCTCACCGTCGTCGACCAGTACACCCAGCTCATCGGTCGCCCTGCCCCCATGCCGTACTGGTCATTCGGTAAGTGTACTCAGCCGTCTTGCTACTTCCGTGCATGCTTATACTCTCTTCGTTCGGAAACACTCGTCattgaaatgaatgtatctagatgtattttagttctaaatacatctatTTTGATGATAAGTAATTCCGAACTGACGGAGTATTAATCTGCTGTACTCGCCTGATACGCTATTTCTTGCAATGCAGGGTTCCACCAGTCTAGGTATGGCTACAAGAATGTGGCTGACCTGGAGGGCGTGGTCGCGGGCTACACCAAGGCCAAGATTCCATTGGAGTCGATTTGGTCGGACATCGACTACATGGACGGCGGCCAGGATTTCACGCTGGATCCGGTCAACTTCCCGGCCAATCTGCTCCGGCCGTTTGTGGACCTGCTGCACAATAACAGCCAGAAGTACGTGGTCATCATAGACCCGGCGATCGAGAAAGAAGCAGCACCTCCGCAAAATGAGTCGGTGGGTCTGTTCCTCCAGCGAAATGGCACCAACTATGTCGGCCGGGTGTGGCCAGGCGAGGTCTATTACCCGGACTTCATGAGCCCACACGCTGCTGAGTACTGGGCGCAGAAGATCTCGGAGTTCCGTCGAACCATCCCTGCCGACGGGCTGTGGTGCGACATGAACGAGCCCTCCAACTTCAAGGACTGGGAGCCGCTCAACGAGTACGATGACTCGCCCTACCGCATCAACAACACCGGCATTCACCGTAACCTTAATAACAAGACCGTGCCGGTCTCCGCGGTGCACTTCAATGGTGTGTCGGAGTACGATGCGCACAACCTCTACGGCCTCCTCGAGTCGCGGGCCACGCATGATGCTCTTCTCAAGGACACGGCGCGCCGCCCCTTCGTGCTCAGTCGCGCCACGTTCGTCAGCTCGGGGCGCTACACCGCTCACTGGACCGGCGACAATGACGGACGGTGGGAACAGCTTGCGCAGTCCATCAACACCATCCTCAACTTTGGACTCTTCGGCATCCCAATGATGGGCGCCGACATCTGCGGCTTCACCGGCAACACAACCGAGGAGCTCTGCAGCCGCTGGATACAGCTTGGTGCATTCTACCCGTTTGCCAGGGCGCATGCAGAGAAGACAACTGCCCGGCGAGAGCTCTACGTGTGGGAGTCGACGGCACAGTCGGCGAGGAAGGCGTTGGGGATGCGGTACCGGCTGCTCCCCTACATCTACACGCTCATGTATGAGGCGCACACGACGGGGTCACCCATAGCGCGCCCGCTCTTCTTCTCCTATCCTCAGGATGCCGACACCTACGCCGTGGACAGGCAGTTCCTGCTAGGCCGTGGCCTGCTTGTCTCTCCGGTGTTAGAGCCAGGCGCTACCACCGTCGATGCTTATTTCCCGGCCGGCCGGTGGTTTAGTCTTCACGGCCGCTCCCCCGCCATCTCCTTGCAGACCGGCAAGCGAGTGATGCTCCCAGCGCCAGCGGACTCGGCAAACGTGCACCTGGCCGGCGGCAACATACTACCACTGCAGCAGCCGGGCCTTACCACGTCCGCCGCACGCCAAAGCGAGTTCCACCTCCTTGTGGCGCTCGCGGAGAATGGCACTGCCAGCGGGGAGCTGTTCTTGGATGACGGCGAGTCGCCGGAGATGGGAGGGGTGGGAGGCAACTGGACGCTGGTGAGGTTTAGCTGCAACACGGAGGATAGAAAGGGCATCATCACGACCACAGTGAGTTCGCATGTGGTGCAGAACTCGTATGCACCGAGCCGGACTCTGGTCATCAGCAAGGTGGCCTTCATGGGGCTCCCGTCATCACCAAAGGGTTTCACCGTCGATGTGAACGGCGCTGAGCTCAAGGCAGCCCGCACCAAGTCCCGGACGAATGGAGTGTTCACCGTCAGTGGGCTGTCGCTGGTCATCGGACAGCAGTTCGAGATCAAGGTCGTCACGTCCCATTAATATCGAGACATTTATGCACAGTTCTTCATCTGAATAAATTTTTTTGTAAATTGGTACTACCTCTGTTTCAGTTTataagtcctacgcgtatacctaagttgccaattttatcaccttaatataaattatataacacaaaaattatacggtTTGAAAATAGAGCATCTGAGGTTTATATTGATACGCGCACGCTCTGTAAACCGAGAGAGAGGTAGTAGTATCGCCtaccagttctcatgcattgttcttaatTGGTCATTCGGTACCGTCAGCAGCTTCTGACTCATTTAAGAGAAGTAAATCGTGCTTTGTTTGATGATTTAATCTGAAATTGCTCCTTTGACCATCTTTTATGGAGAGGGAATTTTACGATTTTTCCACTCATACAATAGATTTACTTCCTCAAACAGCTCAATACCCTTTTTTTAATACAGTACAGATGCAGACGTTCATATATATACGCACATACACTCATCctatgaacacacgcacgtacacacCTTCGTAGTCAATGAAAACGTCTCCTGAACGCACATTGCCGAAagtcctgaaataaatccaaaaaataatGTGGACACCAGGACTTGAAATCTGACGGGCTAGAGATACCACTGTTCTCCTAATCATCCAACCACGAGTTGATTCGCAAACTGGTCAATACCTTGATTTGTTTTATTTCACAAAAATCAACGTCGTGGCAGGTTGATTTGCTTCCTCAAAAATCAAGTTCTTgcttactcccttcgtccggatttattaggcctaaagacaacttttCTTAGagcaagacacatagtaattttctcacattaattcttccatttcactcccaatgcactctctcacatgcatgcaaccaATGAAAAAGCACGCATGAAGTGTAGTATTAATTTTCCatccatggcaccaacaacaatggctttcaatgcaaccaataaaatggttgcatgcatgcacctttccaaagtGAGGCCTTGTAAAAAAGGACATGCTTatgatgctgagaggcctaataaacccggacggagggagtatacatgAGGCCAAACACTCTCCCTGGATCTACAACTCTGTTGTACTTTGGCTTGTAAATACCAGATCACATTCTTCTAACATCAACACGGTATCATGAGCCTAGGTTAGAGATTTTTTTTAGGTGCCACAACTCGCCCTCCCGATCCGCTGTCCTGCTCCTCTTCCGTTGCTGCCTTCCCTGATCAGCCGCTCCTCTTCCCGATCGAGCCGTCCATGTGAATAGCGATGAGCTCGAGGAAGCCCGCACCAAGTCCCCGGACGAATGGAGTGTCCAGCGTCAGTGGGCTTTCGTTGGTCATCGGACAACAGTTCGAGATCAAGGTCGTCATGTCCCATTAACATCGAGACCAAATGTGCATATTTCTTTACCTGAATAAAAAACTAAATATTGGTAGTATTGTCTCCAGTTCTAACTTCTATCATGCATTGTTCTTAATCAGGCAGCTTCTACTCATTTGAGAGAAGCAAATCATGTGTTTTTTGATCTGAAATTGGCCCTTGAGAATCTTTCTGGAGAGGGATTTGTATGCTCTTTCACTCACTAGGCCATTTTTGAACATGCATGAGCACATATCAAGGTACGAACACCGTACAATAGATCGGATTGGGCCCAGAAGCTCGAAGTTCTTGCTTATGGGTTGTCGTTGTGGTCTGGTATTTACAAGCCAAGGTACAACAGAGTTGCAGTTCCAAGGGGCGAGAAAATTGCAACAGGTGGCATTTGAGTTTTGCTATCTTAGTCATGGGTGGGGACCACTTTAGTAGGAAAAATATTAGTAAGGAGCGTTGCTTGCTAGccttatctttatctttacctactaataaaacaCATATTGTTTCCGTCCGTTCAACGTCGTCACGAATTTTACACAGAAGTCCCTGTGTGTTGGCTAATTTAATCCACAATCTTCGGCgagtgaagaaaaacggttcgacatTACTTTTCGTCAACCCTCTGTGCACGTTTGGCTTCAGATCGAGCAGCAGGGCTCCCGATCCGGTCGGGACATGATGCAGGGCGACGACGGAAGGGCTCCGGGAGGTGGGGAACGTCGGGGAAGTGGCGAACGCCGGGGAGAGGCGGATCAGGTCAGGATCCAGCGCAGCGGCGCAAAGGCCGGCGGCGGCGATGCTCCATGTCCATGCCGGCTCGGTCTCCTGGGAAGAATAGACGAGGGAGAGAGAAGGTGAGATGGAGACAAGAGAAGGCGTGTTGGGATGGCGCGGCTTCTTGCTGCTGGTCCCGCGTTGCTCCAGTCGACAAATCCAGGTTTGATGTCCGGATTCCAAGAACATAGAATTGAGCACCTGCACCCTGGCCCGCTTATCCTGTACGTCCATATACATCGGGATATGTGCCAGCTGTTTCCGTAAGATTTTCAGTTAATAGTTAggggtcgcgctaactgccacacgtgtggcaggaagggagacgcaccacacgtctctaatgtaaacagattgccacgtcatcgcatgcatgcatgtaggaatctttttggattttcagtttttaaaatgttttatctcttaaacgaaaaatccgattgaaaatccgttttcaccgttAAATCCCTCGTgatgagatctttgaaactagatcccatgttgatatgttttggtgaaattttttttggattaaaagttgccatgtctattgcatatgaattgtcatgatgtttacactgaagttgccatgatatgtttcagctattttcttctacatttaaaagtaaattttaacatttataaaacggggaattaagaaactagacttaccatgaaccataaactaaaattgccatgatacatgcacgtaaaattgccatggttcatacaaaaaataattttcatggtcaaagtactggagttgccatcatcaaaatactaaaattgccatgatctacaaactaaaattgccacatggcaactgcagtgtaaacatcgtggcaacttctggcaaaaaaaaattcATTGAAACATATGaatatggggtctagttttgaagatctcgtcgagacggatttaatggtgaaaacggatttttagttcgcttttttatttaggagatacaatatttttaagccgaaaaccaaaaaaaaaattatgctgatgttgatgaaggcgtgtGGACGATGTACAAATGCCCACaaatgtgggcgttaacatttccgaataGTTATATCGCTCGTGTTATTAGTATATGCTCAATTCTACCTTAGGCTATGGTCCGCCTACTTTATCTCTGGGAGCATGCTGGGCGGCGCAGGAGGGGGATTCTTTTGAGGCCGAGCATGGAGAGAACCAAAATCTGAGCAGGAGGCGGGAGTTGCTGGTACAAGAGGAGGCACGGAATCAGCCGCATGTCTGGGCCAAAGCTACAGCACGAGTTTCGCCGCCGGAAAATCCAGCGTCAGGGCACAGCGCGCCCCGCCCCCGGCCATTGTACGGATTCAGCATAGGTAAATATGTGATTTCAGCTATGCGAACAGGCTATTTGGATGTCGGGATGTAGTTTGGCATTGGGCGCACATTAAAAGGGTGATTAGCCCTGGATCTATTTGTTCTACAGGCCAGACTAGCATCCTGGATAAGCAATCAGATCGTTCCAGCAAGCCATCTCTACTAACTGTAtagtgttgaataagtattaaaataaTCTCCCTTACTGCGGAGCGAATAGCGTAGATAACAGGGTGATTGACAAACTTACTGAACGCTTGTAATTTTTCATGCCGATTCATACAAGTAATCAAGTACTACTTTAGAAATTGTGTTTTGCGTCGATGAATGATTACCTTTTCTTCCATCCAGGCAGAGCTATAATGTTTTCAGAATCATTGATCGGCAGGTACATCAGGATTACAATCAGGGCCGTATGCACGTGTATTCGTGCCCCTCACTGGGGCCGGAGGCGTTTTTAATCACCTGTGCGCACTGAACAATTGAGAACATATTTAGGAGGACATCCATGAGcttaatattggatttgacatccaACTGATTTGGATCCGAAACACCCAAAATAGAAAAATCTTACTTGGAGTATGTCGTCTTGTCCGGGACATGTGCAATATCTGGGATGCTTGACTGCCGCGTTAGATCCAGTGGCGGTGCCAGAAGTTCAATGCAGTGTAGTCAATTTGAAGTTGTGTAGTCAAGTATATgaatttctatttatttttttgcaAGATGTATACATGTATACATTGATTTTATCAAAAAGCTGGGTAGTCAATTGACTACCCAGCTTACATGTGGCTCCGCCACTGGTTAGATCCTCCTCCATGGATCGCCGGCGGCGGAGTTGGATCTGTGATCCGGCACAGAATTCATATGGAAAGGGGATTCAGAATCGCATTGGGGAAACAACAAACCAATCAATACGTACCTAACACCGTCTGCCGGCGCCATTGAATCGCCTCCTTGCACCCAATCCATTAGAGCGACAAGTCAAAGAATGACCAAGGCGTTGTGTAGGCAGAGAAGTTAGGGCATGTATAATGATTCTATCTCAGCAATGCCAAGTAGGATGAATGATGATGTGGAGAAGAGAGATATCATAAGAAAggattgtcttctcttatttaagagaagacaagagaagatctcttagcacaatatgtctcatcaTATTTTagcttgaagataaggctaagagatgatccattttaggagtatttaaccaaaaactaccacaattcacggaaccgtgacgaaaaactaccactttacgattttgtcccGAAAACTACCACTTTCTCGCTAATctgtgactaaaaactaccatgtgGGGAAAGTGCTCGATTCGCCTCTTCTAAACGCATTTCTGACAggatgggcccacctgtcagcatcaatcttcttcttcttcctcctcctcctctctccggcATTTCCTCGAACACCTCGCGTGCATTCCGGTGACCCTCTCGCCCGCACTTCGCCGCGTCCACGACCACCTCGTGCAGCTCCCCGTCACCATCGTCAGCGCCCGCTGCTTCCCCTCTACTCCGTGGCCGCGCGCCGGAGCTTGTGCCCCGAGCCGCACCCGCACGCGCGCGCCCGCGGCGCTCGTGGCTGCCCCTCGCCATGCGCACCGTGGTCGCCGTCCCCGTACCACGCTCGCTCGCCAACACCTCCCCGCACACACCTGCTACGCCCGCGGCCGCGCCCCGCCTCCGGCCGCCCGGGCTCCTTgcacctgccgccgccgcccttcaCCGCTGGAGTCGCTCGCCGCGGCAGCCGCGGGTCAGCGCTGGAGCCGCTCACCGCGGGTCACCGCTGGAGCCGCCcgcccctccacctcctcctctgcgACGCGCTGCTCTGCCTCACGGCGACGCAATCTCTTGCGCAGTCGCTCGCCCCGGCCAGCAACGCCCCGCACAAGTCGTCGAACGCGATGCCGGCCCCCACCTAGGTGCGCGCGCTCGTCAGAGGGGGTGTTGC
This window harbors:
- the LOC119352356 gene encoding probable alpha-glucosidase Os06g0675700 — encoded protein: MTIISLFADLFALLTILICLLHCCGANYEVQSVAGSGNVLSAKLKLVGGTEEFRPDVKRLNLTATLETDNRLYMRITDADRSRWEVPRDVIPRPAPAPEDVWLHSSGLSNASLPGNSTMSSASSDLTFTIHTAPFRFTVSRRSTGDVLFDTSATLIFKNRYLEVTSALPAMGASLYGLGEQTKRKFRLQQNDTFTIWNEDVGRADILDINLYSSHPFYMDVRPGGAAHGVLLLNTNGMDIKYGGSYITYKVIGGVFDFYFFAGRSPLTVVDQYTQLIGRPAPMPYWSFGFHQSRYGYKNVADLEGVVAGYTKAKIPLESIWSDIDYMDGGQDFTLDPVNFPANLLRPFVDLLHNNSQKYVVIIDPAIEKEAAPPQNESVGLFLQRNGTNYVGRVWPGEVYYPDFMSPHAAEYWAQKISEFRRTIPADGLWCDMNEPSNFKDWEPLNEYDDSPYRINNTGIHRNLNNKTVPVSAVHFNGVSEYDAHNLYGLLESRATHDALLKDTARRPFVLSRATFVSSGRYTAHWTGDNDGRWEQLAQSINTILNFGLFGIPMMGADICGFTGNTTEELCSRWIQLGAFYPFARAHAEKTTARRELYVWESTAQSARKALGMRYRLLPYIYTLMYEAHTTGSPIARPLFFSYPQDADTYAVDRQFLLGRGLLVSPVLEPGATTVDAYFPAGRWFSLHGRSPAISLQTGKRVMLPAPADSANVHLAGGNILPLQQPGLTTSAARQSEFHLLVALAENGTASGELFLDDGESPEMGGVGGNWTLVRFSCNTEDRKGIITTTVSSHVVQNSYAPSRTLVISKVAFMGLPSSPKGFTVDVNGAELKAARTKSRTNGVFTVSGLSLVIGQQFEIKVVTSH